TTTGCAAAACTTTATTTGCATAATCAAGAGCCTGATTGGTAGAAGTAGAAGAAATTTTACCTGTATCTACTTCTATAATATTACCTATCTTGTCTATTTTCACTGTAAAAAACCGTGTTGAAAAGGGTGCTTCTGGTGATATCTTTGGTGGTAATTGGTCTTTAAAATCCTGATCATTTGGTTTGGGGAAATATCCATTATTTTCTACAAGTATATTTAAAAGCTCATCTGCATTTCTACCTATTTGTGAATAGTTAGATAAATTGCTGAAGAATCCAATTACAAAAACTACTATAAATACTGCGCTAACAGAGATTATGATAAATTTTCTACGTAATATCTCTACCATTATCTCTCCTCCAGTGAATATCCTATATTTCTCCTTGTTTTTATCTCAACATTTGATCCAATTTCAGCGAGCTTCTTTCTAAGGGATGAAATACATACCCATACTACATTTATTTCAGAATCACTATCATATCCCCAAACTTTTTCCATAAACCGATCTGTTGAGATAACATTGAATGGATTAATCATTAGTATTTCTAACATTTGAAACTCTTTGTTTGAAAGTCGAACTGATCCCTTTTCCGATTTCAATTCAAAGGTTAACCTGTCTAAAGTAATATTCCCAAAGCCAAGTATAGAATCAGTAATCTCGGTTTGCCGTCTCGTAATAGCACGTATTCGAGCAACTAATTCTTTGGTTACGAAAGGTTTAGTTAGATAATCATCGGCGCCACAATCCAGTCCTAAGACTTTATCATCAATTTCAGATTTTGATGTTAGCATCAATACAGGAACATTATTTCCCTTGCTCCTGATTGTTTTAAGTACAGTTATACCATCAACTTTTGGCATCATAATATCTAATATTACACCATCATAATTGTCCGTTTCTAAATAATTAAGAGCTTCTTCACCATCATAAACCGCATCCACAGAATAATTATTGTGTTTTAACATAGCTACAAGAGCATTTGAAAGTTCTAGCTCATCTTCACAAAGCAATAAACGCATCGTCTCACATCCTTTATATAAGTATATCCTATAAACCTAAAATATAGTAAAATTTTTTTGTGAATCATCCATTCCACCTTTAGGCATAATATTTACTACATTAGTAAGTTATTGACATTGGGCTTCAAATTGCAACATTTATTTACCAAATATAAAGGTCATCGCCTTTTAATTTTAAAACCGCTTCGATAAAATAATAATCACCATAAATAATGGAGACATGGTTTTCTTTGTAATTATGATATGCATTATTACATTTTTGCACCAGCGAATCTTCGTTTTCGCTCCAATCCACTCTTTTTTCTTCCAGAGCTACAAGCATCTTCATCGCAGCTTCTTTATAGAGATTTTGTTCAAGTTCCGGAACCGATT
This sequence is a window from Vallitaleaceae bacterium 9-2. Protein-coding genes within it:
- a CDS encoding response regulator transcription factor: MRLLLCEDELELSNALVAMLKHNNYSVDAVYDGEEALNYLETDNYDGVILDIMMPKVDGITVLKTIRSKGNNVPVLMLTSKSEIDDKVLGLDCGADDYLTKPFVTKELVARIRAITRRQTEITDSILGFGNITLDRLTFELKSEKGSVRLSNKEFQMLEILMINPFNVISTDRFMEKVWGYDSDSEINVVWVCISSLRKKLAEIGSNVEIKTRRNIGYSLEER